A stretch of the Malus sylvestris chromosome 10, drMalSylv7.2, whole genome shotgun sequence genome encodes the following:
- the LOC126586627 gene encoding uncharacterized protein LOC126586627 → MFKKAVEARSHQRLSGADRKKLKRNLKDKFPRASDSDIDSLLPPKVEISVSKFQNRVHVYGVEGGFPIFFDIDGRGTDIFPTVYALWKVPELLPSFMLKGGEVSRYIIGGADLMFPGISIPAEGLPSFTAGETWAVKVPGNPAPIAVGTTTMSSTEALTAGLRGKALKITHYYRDLLWESVEGPYVPNAGFYEDVVFEDPTLSSSQISESYASTTEGSNDQENGSNEKEIGQPVDVDVHSEPSSTSEAQIEVGDEIAREITAHVGDLKVTDNHSADQSNGEDQHPLSTEDVDMLLEKCLLQALHTTIKDKDLPMPGSTLWSNHVLPCRPSGITLDIKKSSYKKLSKWLQAKSSTGLISVKEDKYKKESVLLSVNRKHSDYSSFKPEKREVEKTVQTGVATVSEGRSLKMLEVAEIYKSSVHVNPILASVGADTGKLYSASDATDIVFTYVEKENLVKPLDKSIVVLDPILCDALFKGAIKKGAMYPTEIHKRDLGAAFVNRMQAHHVVTRGSESVVRKGGLKTIQIMTERRQGNKKVTKLSGLESFLVDPEALASELQKKFACSTTVAELPGKKGHEVLVQGGVIDDLAKHMIEQYGIPKRYIEVLDKTRR, encoded by the exons ATGTTCAAGAAGGCAGTTGAAGCAAGGTCACACCAAAGACTCTCAGGGGCTGACAGGAAGAAGCTCAAGAGGAATCTCAAAGACAAATTTCCCCGAGCTTCCGACTCCGATATCGATTCTTTACTCCCTCCCAAG GTGGAGATATCagtttcaaagtttcaaaatcGTGTTCATGTATATGGGGTGGAGGGGGGCTTTCCTATATTTTTTGATATTGATGGGCGCGGCACAGACATTTTTCCCACAG TTTATGCACTCTGGAAGGTCCCCGAGCTCTTGCCTTCTTTCATGCTGAAAGGGGGTGAGGTTTCCCGATATATCATTGGAGGGGCGGATTTGATGTTCCCTGGTATCAGCATACCTGCTGAAGGTCTACCTTCTTTTACAGCTGGAGAAACCTGGGCAGTAAAAGTTCCAGGAAACCCAGCTCCCATCGCT GTGGGGACTACCACTATGAGCAGCACTGAAGCGTTAACAGCCGGGTTGCGAGGAAAGGCTTTAAAGATTACTCACTATTATCGTGACTTACTTTG gGAATCAGTTGAGGGCCCTTATGTTCCAAATGCAGGCTTTTATGAAGATGTTGTGTTTGAGGATCCTACCTTGTCATCATCGCAAATTTCTGAATCTTATGCTAGCACAACTGAAGGTTCAAATGACCAAGAGAATGGAAGTAATGAAAAAGAAATTGGACAACCTGTTGATGTGGACGTGCACTCTGAACCTAGTTCCACTTCAGAGGCACAGATCGAGGTTGGGGACGAGATTGCTAGAGAAATAACTGCACATGTAGGTGATCTGAAGGTAACAGATAATCATTCTGCTGATCAGTCTAATGGGGAGGATCAACATCCTCTTTCCACTGAGGATGTGGATATGCTTCTGGAAAAATGCCTTTTGCAAGCATTGCATACAACTATTAAGGATAAAGACCTTCCTATGCCTGGCAGCACACTGTG GTCAAACCACGTTCTACCTTGTAGGCCTTCAGGCATCACACTCGACATCAAGAAATCATCATACAAGAAATTATCAAAGTGGTTACAAGCTAAATCTTCTACAGGCTTG ATTTCAGTGAAAGAAGATAAATACAAAAAGGAGTCTGTATTGTTATCGGTTAACCGCAAGCATTCAGATTACTCATCTTTTAAGCCTGAGAAACGAGAAGTGGAGAAAACTGTTCAAACTGGTGTTGCTACTGTCAGTGAAGGGCGGTCACTCAAAATGCTTGAAGTGGCTGAGATCTATAAATCAAGTGTACATGTCAATCCCATACTAGCTTCTGTTGGGGCCGACACAGGAAAGCTTTACAGTGCTTCAGATGCCACAGATATTGTGTTTACATATGTTGAAAAAGAAAACCTGGTTAAGCCCTTAGATAAATCCATTGTGGTGTTGGATCCAATATTATGTGATGCACTATTCAAGGGAGCCATAAAAAAAGGTGCAATGTACCCAACAGAAATTCATAAGAGAGATTTAGGAGCAGCATTTGTAAACAGGATGCAAGCCCATCACGTTGTGACGAGGGGAAGTGAGTCGGTTGTTCGTAAAGGTGGTCTGAAAACAATACAGATAATGACAGAAAGGCGGCAAGGTAACAAGAAAGTGACCAAATTATCAGGTCTGGAATCCTTTTTGGTGGATCCTGAAGCTTTGGCATCAGAGCTACAGAAGAAGTTTGCTTGCAGCACAACGGTGGCTGAACTACCAG GTAAGAAAGGGCATGAGGTTCTGGTTCAAGGTGGCGTGATTGATGATCTGGCAAAGCATATGATTGAACAATATGGAATCCCAAAGAGATACATAGAGGTTCTTGATAAAACCAGGAGATGA